The DNA window tatatccaTAATTCAATGGTCGAATATTTGAAACAACTATATCAGAATATCACAAGTTGAAAAAGTATTTAGGTAGTCACATTTTTAGAGTAGGTTCGACCATTCATTATAGCATTTTTAGACCATCCTTGGTTTGGCGATTCGTTAGAGCAATAGTTGAGGATAAACCCAGGCAAATTTGTGCCTAATATTAGACATCCATCGATTAAAAGTGTTCTAAAAATACTCAAAAAGTGTGACTATCTGAATTACTTTTTTCAACGTGTGACGTTTTAGTATTGTCGTTTCAACTGTTAGGCCATTGAATTgccaaatatattatattatattatattatattatattaatttattaactaaaaatatattattaaataaattatataacaatgatataaattattatattatattatatcaaaaatattatattatattatattaaattaatattattaataactcaaaatattaaaaataaattcatacaaattgaaaaacaaaaataaaactccCAGTTAGAGTTCAATAAATCATTGGCCGACTGTCAAGATAAAAAAATGCACATATAGGTTCAACCAACCATTgaccaaaattaaaattttttaaattggggcaaattagtatttttatttcatttttatgcatatgagtaaaaaaattcaattatcttcTTTAAATAATATTTAGTTATTTTTACTCTAAATCCAACTTAATTTAGTGATAGTTTTAAAAGAGTTCAGATAAAGTTCTATAAATATatgaattataaaattatttaaaatattattaaatcaatataatatattatattgatTATAAATTATGTATACAATAAAACAaagtaattaaaaataacatgttTAGATGTTTTGCAATTTGTTATTGGGCTAAATTACATTTTTGTTCCCTACTTTATCCCACATATAAAATTAGTTCTCTATTTTGTTCTTTTAAGGGTCATTTTTTTAAGAcgtaacacttttttttttttacatcatTTTTAACTAATTAGAAGTAATTGTCGGCTTATATTGAATTATTAATACATTACCAAAATATTGAAACAAAAATCTTCTCCCCATTTTCTTTTCACTGAGAGAAAGGAAACGGAAAAGCGACGGATCGAACAAAAGGTGGGCTTGGAATCCAATGCAAGACATCCCTTTTAGTGGGCTTGTCATTCGGTTTATAGTCCACTTTTTGTAATCTGTATTGATTTGTAttctgatattttaaaattttgatttagaGTTGCAGGAAAAGAGATGTTCAAAAACAGGTACATGGTGAtgatgcgccaaaccatttggcgtaTTAGTATAAATTTTCTTGAATTAGCCAATTCATTGGCGTATATGTGTTtgtgaaaagtaaataaaaaaataaaaaaataaaaaaattcacatttgcgccaaaccatatggcgcatactcctaatttttgtactaatgcgccaattcatttggcgcatactccagagggtcttcaaaacctagacactttagtaaattttttgaaaaacttgtttttttggtaatttttttttaaaccttgttatttaaatttttttcctcCATTGTTTGATTGTAAAGTTATGCATATTTACAATTATCAGTAGCAAATGAATTTGTTATggctataattttttttaatcatatgtATACCTTTTTTCCAGTTGGGATCCCTCATGCCTGTTTTTCGCTCATGATTTTAATATATCCATAGCAAATTGGTTGATGAATTCTAACAGGTTTGATATATTCTACTTAATACATGTTATCAAATTTctacatgatttttttttttatttcaaattccTTCATGTTATAATTTCTATATTTTGATTTTCAACAGTTTTGTGATCTATTAACTCTCTACTTGatttagtcaaaaaaaaaaaaaaactctacttGATTGAATGATCAAATATCCATAAGGATCCAACCATTTTGATTTGTATGACAACATGTGCATGTTGATTCGATGTAACAtgctttaagtaaaaaaaattttttGGTGTAATCAAGATAATATTTTAagtatattttatgatttttattttatgttcaatGGAGTGTGTATTTTTAAAGATTAAGATATGTATTAGTCAAGATAActcatttaataaaaattatttatattttcattttaatactataataatttttttgaatacatAACggaaataaactaaatataagatCTCAATAAATGAAATCGATTATATTTTAATTGAcattaatttattattgtttaAGTTATTTTAGATATATGGCTATAAGTACAATAActatttattaacaaaattaatcaaaaataaataatttttttcttataatagcttttgtatttttgaatatatgataaaacatgtttttaaattggaCAAAatttaggtacaattctttaggtgtggttcttactattttccaatgaaatatgacaaatatacttaaatatcattttgtgagtgaaaataggagaaatttaTATAcgcgtaaaaaaaaattatacacttgtcatatttttatttgaaaatagtaaaaaccacacataaagaattgtacctaaatTTTGTCcttttaaattttgataaataattttCAATTAGATTAAATATAAGGAGTCccataatgctgaaaataaaagaaattttacTATGTTAATTAGAAAATTGATTTTGCTTCATGAAACATTCATAACACATTATTATTtaagattttataaatattttaagtatattttatgattttcattttaattgttttggaaaaaaatttggtttttttcagttgtcatttttaaaattcattCCAACATTATTATTCATTTGTAAATaatgcatatttatttattagtaCAACAAACAAAAATAGATATATCATTTAATGATAATTAAGTGTATTGTAGaagtataaataaaaaatgatatgaAGAgtagtaaatttatttttttcattattttttgtttgcATCTGTTTAACTTTTCAcattaataaaaaacataaatgaattttattattttttaatatgattatttatttttctctgcaatattatttattattttgttatttttacttATGTTTCtgcaataaataattaaagtaatgATTAAGATTTACTTTGTAAGCATGTTGTTGCATTCTATAAGTATCAAGCATATGCAAAGTATATACTTCAacgttttataataaaatattaacattaaaaaattatataaatatttttttataaaaaatgaaataattatgatTGGTGAATACATAAATTTTGCATGAGAATATGATTATAATcttatatttcctttttttttttaatctcaaTCACTTATTCTTTTCCCaataaatatgaattaattattaattataataaattgttaTTCCCTTTCTCTTTCCAACAAATAAGATTTACttttctaaattaatatataaaaagtaattaCCACCAAAAATACtttattattctaattaatacataatcattattaaaaacaccacAATTAATAaatccaattttaattgattCTTTCCATTATTTCCATAAAATTACACGGTTTGCAGAGCAAACAATGCTACACTCGAAAAAGCCTTGACGTATTCCCAAACAACATGCATTATTACAACTTCTAATCTCTGCAACTACggttgtttttctattttattgttttttcataATTATTATCGTTTATTACTACAAATAAGTGATTCttggttttgatttttgatttttccaTATTCATTAAAACACAAACTTTTGGATTCAACCTTCTTCCACatacattaaatatataataaatttggaTGTTTTGTCATTTTTTTTATGTTCTTTCAAGTGATTATTCAAATGAGATGaattagattttaattattttttcttttttagtaataataattgattcatatatttttttccaACAAATTAACAATAATACTATATAGTAATAATAAATACTAATAATGTATTGCTCAGGGATGAAGTTAGGATGATGCACCAGTGGGGTAAGTTTCAGCAAGGTGATAAGTTCAAAAATCATAAGTTGTATGATGAATTTGTTCAGCATTACCCTAAGTCTGATTGGAGTGCTTTGATTTGTAAGAATAAAGCGAGGCCTCGTGCCGTGTTTATGCTGTGGCTGGCTTGTCAGCACAGACTTGCTACGAAGGACCGGCTGGCCAAGATTGGTGTTAACACGGATCTTAAGTGTGTGTTCTACAACTGCTCTGAAACCAGTCAACATTTGTTTTTGAGTGCAGGTTTATGAATCAGGTGTGG is part of the Vicia villosa cultivar HV-30 ecotype Madison, WI linkage group LG2, Vvil1.0, whole genome shotgun sequence genome and encodes:
- the LOC131653015 gene encoding uncharacterized protein LOC131653015 isoform X1 translates to MKKQSSSYSKEPFQQILQIKNISLNQLLDCQSPPRNTASCSISSQLQPCRWDPSCLFFAHDFNISIANWLMNSNRDEVRMMHQWGKFQQGDKFKNHKLYDEFVQHYPKSDWSALICKNKARPRAVFMLWLACQHRLATKDRLAKIGVNTDLKCVFYNCSETSQHLFLSAGL
- the LOC131653015 gene encoding uncharacterized protein LOC131653015 isoform X2, which codes for MKKQSSSYSKEPFQQILQIKNISLNQLLDCQSPPRNTASCSISSQLQPCRDEVRMMHQWGKFQQGDKFKNHKLYDEFVQHYPKSDWSALICKNKARPRAVFMLWLACQHRLATKDRLAKIGVNTDLKCVFYNCSETSQHLFLSAGL